In Bacillus pumilus, the sequence GAAAAGCGGGCTCTTTCTTTCATCGGTGATCTGGAAATGCTCTCAGTCCCGCCAGCAATATACATTGATCCCTCCCCCGATAGAACCATGACACAAGCCGTTCTAATCGCTTCAAGACCAGAGGCACACTGCCTGTCAATGGTCATGCCGGGAATGTGTCGAGAAAGCCCTGCTTCTAATGAGGACAGGCGAGCAATGTTTCCGCCACCCCCTACCACATTACCTAAAATCACGTCATCTGGCTTCCTCAGCTGAGACAAATGCTGAATAAGGGGCGCCGCTAAATGCTCTGGGCGATAATCCTTCAGCATCCCGTTTTTGTCACCGAAGGGTGTTCGTTTTGCTTCCACTATGACTGCTTGCATGACAATTGATCCTCCGCCCACTTTTTCATGCTGGCACGAGCGATTTTCCCGCCGGATGTTTCGATCATTTGGTCAATGACAAGCCATTTTTTTGGTATCTTATAAGCCGCCAGTTTTTCTTTGGCAGCTTGCCTAATGCTCTTTGTCTGCTGTACTTGTTCAATAATGGCAACAGGGATTTCACCCCAATATGGATCAGGAAGGCCTATTACGATCGACCGTTTCACCTCTGGCTGTTCATTTAGCACACGCTCAATTTCCTCTGGAAAAATATTCAGTCCTCCATAGACGATCATGCCATTCTCACGGCCGCTCATATACAAATACCCATCTTCGTCCAGCCACCCCATATCATAGACCGTCAGCCACTCCTCTGGCTGTTTTTCCTCGTGTAAGTAACCTGAAAAAGACATCGGGCTTTTCACATAAATTCTCCCTGTTTCATTTGGCTGACAGACGGTTTGATCTGCTCGTCTCACTTCAACTTGAATCGTAGAGAAAGGCCGTCCAACAGAAGTAGGTTTTTGCAGAAAATCATTTGAAGATAAATAGGAGACAAAACTCAACTCTGATGTTCCATAAAAATCAAAAAATGTGACATGTGGATCGTTGGTTACTAGTTGTTTTTTTGAAGAGATTCCCCAATCCGCCCCAGAGGATATGACGAGAAGCGGAGTGTCTCCGAAAGCATCAATTTGCAGTAATGATTCTGTCATGGTAGGGACCGTATAAACAGCAGTGATGTCTCCCCTTTCTAAGGCAGCCTTTCCTTTCTCTGGCGTGAATTTTTGTAATAGCGTCACCGTGCCGCCAAAGTATAGTGTACTGATGGCACCATATAAAAAATGAGAGGATAAAAGTGTGCCTAAAATGAGAACATGATCTTGATGAGTGATCCCAAATTCAGAGGCCGTCATTCGAAAGCTCTCGATCCATGAATGCTGACGCCTCATAAAGGCTTTGGGTGAACCCGTTGATCCTGAAGTAAACCCCATATAAAAGGCAGGATCTTCCTCGGTATCGTGTTTGTTAGATTGAACGTGTGTGATAAGGCTCATTCTTTCTTTCCATTCAGATAAAGAAAGAACAAGCATGTCTACCTTGATCTTTTCAAATCTTCTCATATATCGATCCTCAATAATGACGAGATCTGCTTCACTTAACAAGAGCTTTTCTACACATTCTTCATGACTCCATCTCGGATCAAGAGGAACGGCTGTCCACCCTGCGCAAGCCGCTCCAGCAAATATTTGTAGAAAAGAAGCACCATTTGATACTAAAAAAGCGACTCTTTTTTGCTGATGAGCCGTTTCATTTAGCCACTGTGCTGATGTCTGCACACGCTCATGCCAATCTTGATAAGTGAT encodes:
- a CDS encoding acyl-CoA synthetase, whose product is MRITESYAAHAKMKPDHIAIIDEQESITYQDWHERVQTSAQWLNETAHQQKRVAFLVSNGASFLQIFAGAACAGWTAVPLDPRWSHEECVEKLLLSEADLVIIEDRYMRRFEKIKVDMLVLSLSEWKERMSLITHVQSNKHDTEEDPAFYMGFTSGSTGSPKAFMRRQHSWIESFRMTASEFGITHQDHVLILGTLLSSHFLYGAISTLYFGGTVTLLQKFTPEKGKAALERGDITAVYTVPTMTESLLQIDAFGDTPLLVISSGADWGISSKKQLVTNDPHVTFFDFYGTSELSFVSYLSSNDFLQKPTSVGRPFSTIQVEVRRADQTVCQPNETGRIYVKSPMSFSGYLHEEKQPEEWLTVYDMGWLDEDGYLYMSGRENGMIVYGGLNIFPEEIERVLNEQPEVKRSIVIGLPDPYWGEIPVAIIEQVQQTKSIRQAAKEKLAAYKIPKKWLVIDQMIETSGGKIARASMKKWAEDQLSCKQS